One part of the Corynebacterium sp. CNCTC7651 genome encodes these proteins:
- the phnE gene encoding phosphonate ABC transporter, permease protein PhnE translates to MDMSLPKKPRKTHETVVSIIIGLVILASFASLRITWSDLPQVPAQVWHYLKLMFEDPDWSRLPRALMEMWRSISMAWIGMIGTVILAIPLGMLAARGVGPAWLRALLRGLFAVIRAFPEAVVAIILLTVTGLTPFTGALALALCGIGQQSKWAYETIESLPPGPAEAVRAAGGTTAETVRWALWPQAAPALISFALYRFEINIRTSAVLGMVGAGGIGDMLSNYTNYRQWDVVGMTLIVIIVATMIVDAISGAIRRRIMRGDTVRAAAAEPGNDSEREDRRRDVLIAAEGTGGR, encoded by the coding sequence ATGGACATGAGCTTGCCGAAAAAACCGCGAAAGACTCACGAGACGGTGGTGTCGATCATCATCGGCCTCGTCATCCTGGCCTCGTTCGCCTCGCTGCGCATCACCTGGAGTGATTTGCCGCAGGTGCCCGCCCAGGTGTGGCATTACCTAAAGTTGATGTTCGAAGATCCGGACTGGTCGCGACTGCCACGCGCACTCATGGAGATGTGGCGCTCCATCTCGATGGCGTGGATCGGCATGATCGGCACGGTGATTCTCGCAATTCCGCTGGGTATGCTCGCTGCCCGCGGCGTCGGCCCGGCGTGGCTTCGCGCTCTTCTGCGGGGACTGTTTGCTGTGATCCGCGCATTCCCCGAAGCGGTCGTAGCGATCATCCTGCTCACCGTAACTGGACTGACCCCGTTCACCGGCGCGCTGGCCCTGGCACTCTGCGGCATCGGCCAGCAATCGAAGTGGGCGTACGAGACGATCGAGTCCCTGCCGCCGGGGCCCGCCGAGGCCGTGCGAGCCGCGGGCGGCACCACGGCGGAGACGGTGCGCTGGGCGTTGTGGCCGCAAGCCGCACCCGCATTGATCTCTTTCGCGCTGTACCGTTTCGAGATCAATATCCGCACCTCCGCCGTGCTGGGCATGGTGGGTGCGGGCGGCATCGGTGACATGCTGTCGAATTACACCAACTACCGTCAATGGGACGTGGTGGGCATGACGCTCATCGTCATCATCGTCGCGACCATGATTGTCGACGCGATCTCCGGCGCCATTCGTCGCCGGATCATGAGAGGAGACACCGTCCGTGCCGCAGCCGCCGAACCCGGAAACGATTCCGAGCGTGAGGATCGCCGCCGCGATGTCCTCATTGCAGCCGAAGGAACGGGCGGTCGCTGA
- a CDS encoding MurR/RpiR family transcriptional regulator — MSSLQPKERAVAEAITADPAAAVEMTAQQLADLVGVSRASVVRTAQSLGYTGFPQLRVALAQQVAGAPHEAASSESGSLLDTVRQGVAEFSRRLDASFAALDETSLTRAVQLLDTADRVLVVANGLSVPLGLDLTQRLISAGRPAEFHADAMTQRIAAHSLSQASVCFVFSGSGANRTTLEVVAQARESGATVIAATCFAPSPLIDITDTVLLIPPVNPTFQAELVHTSRAALMVLTEQLVEALHSERGERSATWRHSVLGLVGETLEG; from the coding sequence ATGTCCTCATTGCAGCCGAAGGAACGGGCGGTCGCTGAGGCAATCACCGCAGATCCCGCCGCAGCTGTCGAGATGACGGCGCAGCAGCTGGCCGACCTCGTCGGTGTCAGCCGCGCCAGTGTTGTCCGCACCGCTCAAAGCCTTGGCTACACCGGTTTTCCGCAATTGCGGGTGGCGCTCGCCCAGCAAGTCGCGGGGGCGCCGCACGAGGCGGCATCCTCCGAAAGTGGTTCGCTCCTCGACACCGTGCGCCAGGGCGTTGCCGAGTTTTCCAGGCGTCTGGACGCCTCCTTCGCCGCTCTCGACGAAACGTCGCTCACCCGCGCGGTGCAGCTTCTCGACACCGCTGACCGCGTGTTGGTGGTGGCCAACGGTTTGTCTGTTCCGCTCGGACTCGACCTGACGCAGCGCTTGATCTCGGCTGGCCGCCCAGCTGAGTTTCACGCAGACGCGATGACGCAACGCATTGCCGCGCACTCGCTCAGCCAAGCGTCGGTGTGCTTCGTGTTCTCCGGATCCGGGGCGAACCGCACGACCCTCGAGGTCGTGGCCCAGGCGCGGGAAAGTGGCGCCACGGTCATCGCCGCGACGTGCTTCGCGCCCTCGCCGCTAATCGACATCACAGACACCGTGCTGCTTATCCCGCCGGTCAATCCGACGTTCCAGGCGGAATTGGTCCATACGTCTCGAGCGGCGTTGATGGTCCTCACCGAGCAGCTCGTCGAGGCGCTCCACTCCGAGCGCGGGGAACGCAGCGCAACCTGGCGGCACTCGGTGCTCGGTCTCGTCGGCGAAACGCTCGAGGGCTAA
- the phnC gene encoding phosphonate ABC transporter ATP-binding protein has translation MQQDHAGRTSGALAHEPWPIVLDHVSVTYPNGTQALKDVSLTIEPGEMVAVVGLSGSGKSTLIRSINGLAEPTAGRVSAGPYVINELKGKQLREARGQIGMIFQQFNLAERTDVYHNVLVGSFARNPWWRTLLDRPTPEDQELALRSLESVGMLEKVWARAGALSGGQKQRVAIARALTQQPAVMLADEPVASLDPPTAHSVMADLMRINQEQGLTVLVNLHVIDLARQYTTRLIGLRQGELVYDGPTAEATDADFEQIYGRRVLPGDAVGKH, from the coding sequence ATGCAGCAAGATCATGCCGGTCGCACGAGCGGTGCCTTGGCGCATGAGCCTTGGCCCATCGTGCTCGACCACGTGTCAGTTACCTATCCAAACGGCACGCAAGCGCTCAAAGATGTGTCGCTGACGATTGAACCAGGGGAGATGGTCGCAGTTGTGGGCCTGTCCGGGTCGGGCAAGTCCACGCTGATCCGCTCCATCAATGGCCTCGCGGAGCCGACCGCCGGCCGCGTGAGCGCTGGCCCTTACGTGATCAATGAGCTTAAGGGCAAGCAGCTTCGTGAAGCGCGGGGGCAGATCGGCATGATCTTCCAGCAATTCAACTTGGCGGAGCGTACTGACGTCTACCACAACGTCCTCGTCGGAAGCTTCGCCCGCAACCCGTGGTGGCGCACCCTCCTCGACCGCCCGACACCGGAGGACCAGGAGCTTGCTCTGCGCTCGCTGGAGTCCGTGGGCATGTTGGAAAAGGTGTGGGCCCGAGCCGGGGCGTTGTCCGGCGGCCAGAAGCAGCGCGTTGCGATCGCCCGGGCGCTCACCCAGCAGCCGGCAGTGATGCTGGCGGATGAGCCCGTGGCCTCCCTTGACCCGCCGACCGCGCACTCGGTGATGGCCGATCTGATGAGGATCAACCAGGAACAAGGGTTGACTGTGCTGGTTAACTTGCACGTCATCGACCTCGCGCGCCAGTACACGACGCGCTTGATCGGCTTACGCCAAGGCGAGCTTGTTTACGACGGCCCGACCGCCGAGGCCACCGACGCCGACTTCGAGCAAATCTATGGGCGCCGCGTGCTGCCCGGCGATGCGGTGGGGAAGCACTGA
- the phnD gene encoding phosphate/phosphite/phosphonate ABC transporter substrate-binding protein, whose product MRKSVLAFGALLTTAALSLTGCSSDSNGNTNATNATSAAADGANWPKSITISLVPATEGENLAEALKPLTTYLSDNLGIEVNGVVANDYAATVEAIGANQAQVAITDAGSLYNAMKQYDAELLLRDVRFGATSYASVAYTNNPDKYCKDEPVMATYEASKTEFKYCNGIEKAGETASGQGPAATDALKKIEPGTKVAMQAATSPAGYQYPVVTLEDEGVDVDKLTQVPVQGNNNAMLAVLKGDAEVGFGYWDARASIIKEAPEAATDMVAFAYTEMIPNGGVVVTKDLPADLKAKLADLMDTYVDSSEEAKQVMQDLVGLTDWTKVTNKAEIERYGEIYTRFKS is encoded by the coding sequence ATGCGCAAGTCTGTCCTCGCCTTCGGTGCGCTGCTCACCACCGCGGCGCTTTCCCTCACCGGCTGCTCCTCCGATTCCAACGGCAACACCAACGCGACGAACGCCACCAGTGCAGCCGCCGATGGGGCCAACTGGCCGAAGTCCATCACCATCTCCCTTGTCCCGGCGACCGAGGGCGAGAACCTCGCAGAGGCCCTCAAGCCACTGACCACTTACCTCTCCGACAACCTCGGCATCGAGGTCAACGGTGTGGTGGCCAACGACTACGCCGCCACCGTGGAGGCCATCGGCGCAAACCAGGCGCAGGTTGCAATTACCGACGCCGGCTCTCTGTATAACGCAATGAAGCAGTACGACGCTGAGCTGCTGCTTCGCGACGTTCGTTTCGGCGCCACCTCCTACGCGTCCGTGGCATACACCAACAACCCGGACAAGTACTGCAAGGACGAGCCGGTCATGGCGACCTATGAGGCCTCCAAGACTGAGTTCAAGTACTGCAACGGCATTGAGAAGGCCGGCGAGACGGCGTCCGGCCAGGGCCCGGCAGCGACCGACGCGCTGAAGAAGATTGAGCCGGGCACCAAGGTCGCAATGCAGGCGGCGACGTCCCCGGCTGGCTACCAGTACCCGGTTGTCACCCTCGAGGACGAGGGCGTTGACGTGGACAAGCTCACCCAGGTGCCTGTACAGGGCAACAACAACGCCATGCTTGCAGTGCTTAAGGGCGACGCTGAGGTCGGTTTCGGCTACTGGGATGCGCGCGCATCCATCATCAAGGAGGCCCCGGAGGCTGCAACTGACATGGTCGCATTCGCCTACACCGAGATGATCCCGAACGGTGGCGTCGTTGTCACTAAGGACCTGCCCGCCGATCTGAAGGCCAAGCTGGCCGACCTGATGGACACCTACGTAGACTCCTCCGAGGAGGCGAAGCAGGTCATGCAGGATCTGGTCGGTCTGACCGACTGGACCAAGGTGACCAACAAGGCAGAGATCGAACGCTACGGCGAGATCTACACCCGCTTCAAGTCCTAA
- the phnE gene encoding phosphonate ABC transporter, permease protein PhnE — MTAPTTRPALPEKPTNRGRTLLIVAAVVAFTALTMTPQIGGINVDLASIAQNWRNGAEKLLQMLQPNFAFLPRTARPMLETVQMAVVGAVLSVIISVPLTLWAAAPTNPNSVGRAIVRTLINIMRSVPDLVYASILVAMVGVGALPGVITLFLFDLGIVVKLVSEAIDSEDHAYIEAGRAAGGTQFQINRTMALPEVMPLFMNQWLYTLELNVRVSAILGLVGAGGIGRLLEERRSFFAYDDVSIIILEILVVVVLVEMLSNWLRKRLV, encoded by the coding sequence ATGACGGCCCCAACCACGCGGCCGGCGCTGCCGGAGAAGCCGACGAATCGGGGACGCACGCTGCTGATCGTCGCAGCTGTTGTCGCGTTTACGGCCCTGACGATGACCCCGCAGATCGGCGGCATCAACGTCGATTTGGCATCGATCGCGCAAAACTGGCGCAACGGTGCGGAGAAATTGCTGCAGATGCTGCAGCCGAACTTCGCTTTCTTGCCGCGCACCGCGCGCCCGATGCTCGAGACTGTGCAGATGGCCGTGGTCGGTGCCGTACTCTCCGTCATCATCTCGGTGCCGCTCACGCTGTGGGCGGCGGCCCCGACGAACCCGAATAGCGTGGGCCGAGCGATTGTCCGCACGCTGATCAACATCATGCGCTCCGTGCCGGACCTGGTCTACGCCTCCATCCTCGTGGCAATGGTGGGTGTCGGTGCTCTGCCGGGTGTTATCACGCTATTCCTCTTCGACCTCGGCATTGTGGTCAAGCTGGTCTCTGAAGCAATCGACTCGGAAGACCACGCCTACATCGAGGCTGGGCGCGCCGCTGGCGGCACGCAATTCCAAATCAACCGCACCATGGCGCTGCCCGAGGTCATGCCGTTGTTCATGAACCAATGGCTGTACACGCTCGAGCTCAACGTGCGTGTATCGGCAATTCTGGGCCTGGTCGGCGCGGGCGGCATTGGCAGGCTTTTGGAGGAGCGACGCTCCTTCTTCGCCTACGACGACGTCTCGATCATCATCCTCGAAATCCTCGTCGTCGTGGTGCTCGTGGAGATGCTGTCGAACTGGCTACGAAAGAGGCTGGTATAG